The Pseudarthrobacter sulfonivorans genome includes a window with the following:
- a CDS encoding M50 family metallopeptidase, with amino-acid sequence MIPEQLWQRIVEAFSRAAIPQVTVAELAVVLALATALSIPRATWKYFGLLATATHELGHAFAAVMSGQRLSGIRLRLDHSGTTTSYSRGKAAAVWSGFWGYPVPALTGAALVTSGFAGWGPAALATGTLILLVSLVFIRNFAGLLITGLAVAGGGVLVLVVPSSFTGHVAVVLGVALLVAAVRDLAKLTNVHLRRRDRLASSDAYLLYRATSIPSGIWIALFVAVIAGSWLVAWQPISAILAAGA; translated from the coding sequence TTGATTCCCGAGCAATTGTGGCAACGGATCGTCGAAGCCTTCAGCCGTGCCGCCATCCCCCAAGTCACGGTGGCCGAACTGGCTGTGGTGCTGGCGCTGGCAACTGCATTGTCCATCCCCCGTGCCACCTGGAAGTACTTTGGGCTCCTGGCCACCGCCACGCACGAACTCGGCCATGCTTTCGCCGCCGTCATGAGCGGCCAAAGACTGAGCGGGATCCGGCTCCGGTTGGACCACTCAGGCACAACCACCAGTTACAGCCGGGGCAAGGCCGCCGCCGTCTGGTCCGGATTCTGGGGCTATCCTGTACCTGCCCTGACCGGCGCCGCCCTGGTCACCTCCGGTTTTGCCGGCTGGGGTCCGGCCGCCTTGGCCACAGGCACCCTTATCCTCCTGGTTTCGCTCGTGTTCATCAGGAACTTCGCGGGGCTGCTAATCACAGGCCTTGCCGTCGCAGGCGGCGGGGTGCTGGTCCTTGTTGTGCCCAGCAGCTTCACCGGCCATGTTGCAGTCGTGCTTGGCGTGGCGCTGCTTGTGGCCGCCGTCCGGGATCTCGCGAAGCTCACCAACGTGCACCTGCGGCGCCGTGACAGGCTGGCCAGTTCCGACGCCTACCTGCTGTACCGCGCAACGTCCATACCCTCCGGCATCTGGATCGCGCTCTTTGTCGCCGTTATTGCCGGCTCCTGGCTGGTCGCCTGGCAGCCCATCTCAGCAATCCTGGCCGCCGGAGCCTAG
- a CDS encoding GatB/YqeY domain-containing protein: MTTLKERLHADVVVHMKERNKTALTTVRNVLGEIETREKSGKTPIVLDDAQVTSLLQKEAAKRRDTARIYMEAGESERAAAEIAEAGIIEAYLPQPLTAAEVEAIVDETIAGLRSEGVEPGMRQLGAVMKPVTAKVAGRFDGKAVSEIVRSRLA; the protein is encoded by the coding sequence GTGACCACTTTGAAGGAACGCCTGCACGCTGATGTTGTGGTGCACATGAAGGAGCGGAACAAAACCGCCCTGACAACGGTGCGCAATGTCCTGGGCGAGATCGAAACACGGGAGAAGTCGGGAAAGACGCCCATTGTCCTGGACGACGCCCAGGTGACCTCGTTGTTGCAGAAAGAGGCTGCAAAGCGACGTGACACCGCAAGGATCTATATGGAAGCCGGAGAATCCGAGCGGGCCGCGGCCGAGATCGCCGAGGCCGGGATCATCGAGGCATATTTGCCTCAGCCGCTGACAGCCGCGGAAGTCGAGGCGATCGTTGACGAGACAATCGCCGGGCTGAGGAGCGAAGGCGTGGAGCCCGGAATGCGTCAGCTGGGCGCCGTGATGAAGCCTGTCACGGCCAAAGTCGCCGGACGCTTCGACGGCAAGGCGGTCAGCGAGATCGTCCGCAGCCGTCTCGCCTGA
- a CDS encoding acetyl-CoA C-acetyltransferase, with amino-acid sequence MPVNGQSGTEPHEFVSPTTSGAARPGRRAVIVGGNRIPFARSGGAYTKSSNQDMLTAALDGLIARFGLQDERIGEVAAGAVLKHSRDFNLTREAVLGSALSAETPAYDLQQACATGLETVLGLANKIKLGQIDSAIAGGVDSASDAPIAVSEGLREILLDLNRAKTLPQRLQVLSRLRPRDLAPDAPSTGEPRTGLSMGEHQALTTAQWNISREAQDELAFNSHRNLSAAYDAGFFDDLLTPYRGLAKDSNLRADTTLEKLATLKPVFGKSLGAEATMTAGNSTPLTDGASTVLLASEDWADAHDLPKLATVVDGEAAAVDFVHGKDGLLMAPAFAVPRLLARNGLTLDDFDFFEIHEAFAGTVLSTLAAWEDDEFGRTRLGLKGAFGSIERTKLNVNGSSLAAGHPFAATGGRIVASLAKMLQAKGTVEGRPARGLISICAAGGQGVVAILEAL; translated from the coding sequence ATGCCCGTCAATGGACAGTCCGGCACCGAACCCCACGAATTCGTCAGCCCCACGACTTCCGGCGCGGCGCGTCCAGGCCGCCGGGCCGTAATTGTGGGTGGTAACCGGATCCCGTTTGCCCGGTCCGGCGGGGCCTACACGAAGTCATCCAACCAGGACATGCTCACTGCCGCACTGGACGGTCTTATCGCCAGGTTTGGCCTCCAGGATGAGCGGATCGGCGAGGTTGCGGCGGGGGCCGTACTCAAGCACTCCCGCGACTTCAACCTCACCCGCGAGGCAGTCCTTGGTTCGGCGTTGTCGGCGGAAACCCCCGCCTACGACCTGCAGCAGGCGTGCGCCACCGGCCTCGAAACGGTTCTGGGCCTGGCCAACAAGATCAAACTGGGCCAGATCGATTCCGCCATCGCCGGTGGTGTCGACTCGGCGTCGGATGCCCCCATTGCTGTCAGTGAAGGCCTCCGCGAGATACTCCTGGACCTCAACCGCGCCAAGACACTGCCCCAGCGCCTGCAGGTACTCAGCCGCCTGCGGCCCAGGGACCTGGCCCCCGATGCTCCGAGTACGGGGGAGCCACGCACCGGCCTGTCCATGGGCGAGCACCAGGCGCTGACCACCGCGCAATGGAACATTTCGCGCGAGGCCCAGGATGAGCTGGCTTTCAACAGCCACCGCAACCTTTCCGCCGCGTATGACGCAGGATTCTTCGATGACCTCCTGACGCCATACCGAGGCCTCGCCAAGGACTCCAACCTGAGGGCGGACACCACATTGGAGAAGCTGGCTACACTCAAGCCCGTCTTCGGGAAGAGCCTCGGCGCCGAGGCCACCATGACGGCGGGAAACTCCACACCGTTGACCGACGGGGCCTCCACGGTCCTGCTCGCATCCGAAGACTGGGCTGATGCCCATGACCTGCCGAAGCTCGCCACCGTCGTGGATGGTGAAGCCGCCGCGGTGGACTTCGTCCACGGAAAGGACGGACTGCTTATGGCTCCCGCGTTTGCGGTCCCCAGGCTGCTGGCCCGCAACGGACTGACGCTGGATGACTTCGACTTCTTTGAGATCCACGAAGCCTTCGCCGGGACTGTCCTGAGCACCCTGGCCGCCTGGGAAGATGATGAGTTCGGCCGCACCCGGCTGGGACTTAAGGGTGCCTTCGGCAGCATCGAACGCACCAAGCTGAACGTCAACGGCTCCTCCCTGGCCGCGGGCCACCCGTTCGCAGCCACCGGCGGACGCATCGTGGCCTCGCTGGCCAAGATGCTGCAGGCCAAAGGCACCGTCGAGGGAAGGCCTGCGCGCGGACTTATTTCCATCTGCGCCGCCGGCGGCCAGGGCGTCGTCGCAATACTCGAAGCACTCTAG
- a CDS encoding 3-oxoacyl-ACP reductase, translating into MTDKYTTLVNQGVGKNIAKRLGLPQPAVLRRFKPGQPLVTGPVLVQGNTAGADELAAKLLSWDLDVRRHGVPREKLGAIILVLDELTRPEDLEKPVLSAAASLRDLGPSARVITISRPAAETASPAQSAARQGVDGFLRSLAKELRAGATANGIVLAGGVQSTSPSALAALRFFLSGRSAFVDGQFLTVSTEQGHLPPDFEKPLAGKVAVVTGAARGIGAAIARTLHRDGATLVLVDIPAAGDHLAAVANEVRGTALQLDISSSDAGQRIIDHAVQRHGRLDIVIHNAGITRDKLLANMDHGRWTSVLNINIAAQLRINEALLASEHFRNSPRIVSVASTSGIAGNRGQTNYAASKGGVMGMVRASAPLLAVNGGTINAVAPGFIETDMTARIPFAVREVGRRLNSLQQGGQPSDVAEAIAFLASDAAGGINGDVLRICGQNLVGA; encoded by the coding sequence ATGACGGATAAATACACCACGCTCGTCAACCAGGGCGTAGGCAAGAACATCGCCAAACGGCTGGGCCTGCCCCAGCCTGCCGTGCTGCGCCGCTTCAAGCCGGGCCAGCCCCTGGTCACCGGCCCCGTCCTCGTCCAGGGCAACACCGCCGGTGCCGACGAACTGGCCGCCAAGCTGCTCTCCTGGGACCTGGACGTCCGGCGCCACGGGGTGCCCCGCGAAAAACTTGGCGCGATCATTCTGGTCCTGGATGAGCTGACCCGGCCCGAGGATCTTGAAAAGCCTGTGCTGTCCGCCGCGGCCTCACTGCGTGATCTCGGCCCCAGCGCCCGCGTCATCACTATCTCCCGGCCGGCCGCCGAAACCGCGTCCCCTGCACAGTCGGCTGCCCGGCAAGGCGTGGATGGCTTCCTGCGGTCGCTTGCCAAGGAACTCCGGGCCGGCGCAACAGCGAACGGCATCGTCCTGGCAGGAGGTGTCCAGAGCACCAGCCCCAGCGCTCTGGCAGCCCTGCGGTTCTTTCTGTCCGGCCGGTCGGCGTTCGTGGATGGCCAGTTCCTGACTGTCTCAACCGAGCAGGGCCACCTGCCCCCAGACTTCGAGAAGCCGCTCGCCGGCAAGGTTGCCGTGGTCACCGGCGCCGCCCGCGGCATCGGGGCAGCTATTGCCCGTACCCTCCACCGGGACGGGGCCACCCTGGTCCTCGTAGACATCCCGGCAGCCGGGGACCATTTGGCCGCCGTCGCCAACGAAGTCCGCGGCACGGCGCTTCAACTGGATATCAGCAGCTCAGATGCCGGCCAGCGGATCATCGACCACGCCGTGCAGCGTCACGGCCGTCTGGACATCGTCATCCACAACGCAGGAATTACCCGGGACAAGCTGCTCGCCAATATGGACCACGGCCGCTGGACCTCCGTCCTGAACATCAACATCGCCGCCCAGCTCAGAATCAACGAAGCGCTCCTTGCTTCCGAACACTTCCGCAATTCACCACGGATTGTCTCGGTGGCATCCACCAGCGGCATCGCGGGCAACCGCGGCCAGACCAACTACGCGGCCTCCAAGGGCGGTGTGATGGGTATGGTGCGCGCTTCTGCGCCCCTTCTGGCGGTGAACGGCGGGACCATTAACGCGGTGGCGCCCGGATTCATCGAAACAGACATGACAGCACGGATCCCATTTGCCGTCCGCGAAGTGGGACGGCGGCTGAACTCGCTGCAGCAAGGTGGCCAACCCTCCGACGTAGCGGAGGCCATTGCCTTCCTGGCGAGCGACGCCGCCGGGGGCATTAACGGCGACGTGCTGCGGATCTGCGGACAGAACCTGGTGGGGGCATGA
- a CDS encoding serine hydrolase domain-containing protein — MQKSFGFAAPGYEGVLDLFEALLAADPQYSAQLAAYRDGVKIVDLSGGPHITADSVTGAYSVSKGVAALVISLLVQDGLLDLDRTVAHYWPEFGCHGKDRLLVREALSHQAGLMGVEGGIALDEFTTSLAAGRLAATSPAWRPGSCFGYHALTIGIIMEELCRRVTGTSLQSLYDQRIRTAYGIDFFLGLPEELEPRYRDVLYDVDPLQPWLDPLSLDGLNSNAAVSTIMELPNQRPVRAAGMSAAGGVGTAEGLARLYAAAITGVDGRDPLLTPETVSAMSQEQVWGLDRLSGLDNAFAVVFMKPHVSRNFGSHRAFGHEGANAALGFADPAYGLAFGYIPQRAEDGRTQGKAHRLAAEIRRAASALS; from the coding sequence ATGCAGAAATCTTTTGGCTTTGCAGCACCCGGTTATGAAGGCGTTTTGGATCTGTTTGAGGCCCTTCTCGCCGCGGATCCGCAGTACAGCGCCCAACTGGCGGCCTACCGGGACGGCGTGAAGATCGTGGACCTGTCCGGCGGGCCCCACATCACCGCGGATTCCGTCACGGGGGCGTATTCAGTTTCCAAGGGCGTGGCGGCGCTGGTGATTTCGCTGCTCGTCCAGGACGGGCTGCTGGACCTTGACCGGACAGTGGCGCACTACTGGCCCGAGTTCGGTTGCCATGGCAAGGACCGCTTGCTGGTGCGTGAAGCCCTGTCCCATCAGGCCGGCCTGATGGGAGTCGAGGGAGGCATCGCCCTGGACGAATTCACCACCTCCCTGGCCGCGGGAAGGTTGGCAGCAACGAGCCCCGCATGGCGTCCCGGCAGTTGCTTCGGATACCACGCCCTCACCATCGGGATCATTATGGAGGAACTCTGCCGGCGGGTCACGGGAACCAGCCTGCAGAGCCTCTATGACCAGCGCATCCGCACGGCCTACGGCATCGACTTCTTCCTGGGACTGCCCGAAGAGCTGGAACCGCGCTACCGTGACGTCCTCTACGACGTCGATCCCCTTCAACCATGGCTGGATCCACTGAGCCTGGATGGGCTTAACAGCAACGCGGCAGTCAGCACAATCATGGAACTTCCCAATCAACGGCCCGTCCGCGCCGCGGGGATGAGTGCCGCCGGCGGTGTGGGTACGGCGGAGGGCCTGGCCAGGCTCTACGCCGCGGCCATCACCGGTGTGGACGGCCGGGACCCCTTGTTGACCCCTGAGACCGTCAGCGCCATGTCCCAGGAGCAGGTGTGGGGCCTGGACCGCCTGTCCGGACTGGACAACGCCTTTGCCGTGGTCTTTATGAAGCCACACGTGTCGCGGAATTTCGGCAGCCACCGTGCCTTCGGCCACGAGGGTGCGAACGCTGCCCTGGGGTTTGCCGATCCCGCATACGGGCTCGCCTTCGGATACATCCCGCAGCGGGCGGAGGACGGACGCACCCAGGGCAAAGCTCATAGGCTGGCTGCGGAGATCCGGCGGGCGGCGTCGGCCTTGTCCTAG
- a CDS encoding DUF4193 domain-containing protein: MATDYDELRSDVKESQDNSLEALQSANAPDARSVVLELDEADGLDGAGVPGGEFVAEELVVQVIPQAEDEFTCYSCFLVRHRSQIARQKDGHSYCTDCEG, encoded by the coding sequence GTGGCAACCGATTACGACGAACTTCGCTCCGACGTCAAGGAGTCGCAGGACAACTCACTCGAGGCACTGCAGTCCGCCAATGCTCCGGACGCCCGCAGCGTCGTCCTCGAGCTCGATGAGGCCGACGGGCTGGATGGCGCCGGCGTTCCGGGCGGCGAATTCGTGGCCGAGGAACTGGTCGTGCAGGTTATCCCGCAGGCTGAGGACGAGTTCACGTGCTACTCCTGCTTCCTGGTCCGGCACCGCTCCCAGATTGCGCGGCAGAAAGACGGACACAGCTACTGCACTGACTGCGAAGGCTGA
- a CDS encoding glutathione S-transferase family protein, translated as MSQESPSGPQATNATASDSTDTSNEHSTLGAYVTGGAEFNRDTNYIEDRITHDGRPGINGEPGWPVEPGRYRLIAARACPWANRAVIVRRLLGLEDSISLGQPGPTHDARSWTFDLDPGGVDPVLGIERIQSAYFRRFPDYPRGITVPAIVDIASGAVVTNSFPQITLDFATEWTRFHRVGAPDLYPEHLRAEIDSVSKRVFTEVNNGVYRCGFAGSQEAYGSAYTRLWTALDWLEERLTGQRYLVGDTITEADVRLFTTLARFDAVYHGHFKCNRQKLTELPALWGYARDLFQTPGFGDTIDFVQIKQHYYIVHEDINPTRMVPQGPDPAGWLEPHGRESLGGRPFGDGTPPGPVRLGEEVSPGHGAA; from the coding sequence ATGAGCCAGGAATCTCCGAGCGGGCCGCAGGCCACGAACGCCACCGCTTCCGACAGCACGGACACCAGCAACGAACACAGCACCCTGGGCGCATATGTGACCGGCGGTGCCGAGTTCAACCGGGACACGAATTACATTGAGGACCGGATCACCCACGACGGCCGCCCCGGCATCAACGGCGAGCCGGGGTGGCCAGTGGAACCTGGCCGGTACCGGCTGATTGCGGCGCGGGCATGCCCGTGGGCGAACCGGGCCGTGATTGTGCGGAGGCTCCTCGGCCTGGAGGACTCCATCTCCCTTGGCCAGCCCGGCCCTACCCACGATGCCCGGTCGTGGACTTTTGACCTCGATCCGGGCGGGGTGGACCCTGTGCTTGGCATCGAGCGCATCCAGAGCGCCTATTTCAGGCGCTTCCCGGATTACCCGCGCGGCATCACGGTGCCAGCGATCGTTGATATTGCCAGCGGCGCGGTGGTCACCAACAGCTTCCCTCAGATCACCCTGGACTTTGCCACCGAATGGACCCGTTTCCACCGGGTCGGAGCGCCTGACCTTTACCCGGAACACCTCCGCGCCGAAATTGACTCCGTCAGCAAGCGCGTCTTCACCGAGGTCAACAACGGCGTCTACCGCTGCGGCTTTGCGGGCTCCCAGGAGGCCTACGGCTCGGCCTACACCAGGCTGTGGACCGCGCTCGACTGGCTCGAGGAACGCCTCACCGGACAGCGGTACCTCGTGGGTGACACCATCACGGAAGCGGATGTCCGCCTGTTCACCACCTTGGCCAGGTTCGATGCCGTTTACCACGGGCATTTCAAGTGCAACCGGCAGAAGCTGACCGAACTGCCGGCCCTGTGGGGCTACGCGCGGGATCTTTTCCAGACTCCCGGTTTCGGAGACACGATCGATTTTGTCCAGATCAAGCAGCACTATTACATCGTCCATGAGGACATCAATCCCACCCGGATGGTGCCGCAGGGTCCTGATCCGGCGGGCTGGCTGGAGCCCCATGGCAGGGAATCACTGGGCGGCCGGCCGTTCGGTGACGGCACTCCCCCGGGGCCGGTGCGCCTAGGGGAAGAAGTTTCCCCCGGCCATGGAGCGGCTTAG
- a CDS encoding FUSC family protein, which translates to MRNSVAGLSSAFTVQRLQLAAKAALAAGLAFAIAPLMPGSAAEYPYYAPLGALVSMYRNVAGSFRQGLQALVGLALGIGLAFALVSVGDPSPLSVAVVMGLGVLLGGLPRIGSGSDWIPTAALLVLLVGGSNKDDFSFGYLIQMGVGVAVGIAVNFLVFPPLHFTAAATSLGKLRLALGRQLTDMGTALTEKWPPEHEDWSRRSTELAEAASTVRHLVQEADASRRANPRRRLHPRDVDLDYRNLRDLERVTFHIQDMTEVLSDVIWTDDAPYTVPFNDSAPLAAAMTATGELLASFDGEDEADQRRLFAAAKSAVEAGMATVAERAQEDSAVTASESILLSLHRILRAVRPAS; encoded by the coding sequence ATGCGGAATTCGGTGGCCGGTCTCTCGTCGGCATTCACAGTACAGCGCCTGCAGCTGGCGGCGAAGGCAGCGCTGGCCGCCGGCCTCGCTTTCGCCATTGCTCCCCTGATGCCGGGATCCGCTGCCGAGTACCCGTACTACGCGCCGCTCGGCGCCCTGGTGTCGATGTACCGCAACGTGGCCGGATCCTTCCGGCAGGGTCTCCAGGCGCTCGTCGGACTCGCCCTGGGTATTGGGCTCGCCTTTGCGCTGGTCAGTGTCGGTGATCCGTCACCGCTGTCTGTTGCGGTCGTTATGGGACTCGGCGTGCTGCTCGGCGGTCTCCCCCGCATCGGCTCGGGCAGCGATTGGATTCCGACGGCGGCGCTGCTGGTCCTGCTGGTGGGGGGAAGCAACAAGGACGACTTTTCCTTCGGCTACCTCATCCAGATGGGCGTCGGCGTCGCCGTGGGCATTGCCGTCAACTTCCTGGTCTTTCCTCCCCTGCACTTCACCGCGGCGGCCACCAGCCTGGGCAAACTCCGGCTGGCCCTCGGGCGGCAACTGACTGACATGGGAACGGCCCTGACTGAAAAGTGGCCTCCCGAGCACGAGGACTGGTCCCGCCGGTCGACCGAGCTGGCCGAAGCAGCCAGCACGGTCCGCCATCTCGTGCAGGAGGCTGATGCGAGCCGGCGCGCCAATCCGCGCCGGCGGCTCCATCCCCGCGATGTGGATCTCGACTACCGCAACCTTCGTGACCTGGAGCGGGTGACGTTCCACATCCAGGACATGACAGAAGTCCTGTCCGATGTCATCTGGACAGACGACGCACCTTATACGGTGCCTTTCAACGACAGTGCGCCCCTGGCCGCGGCCATGACCGCCACCGGTGAACTCCTGGCCTCGTTCGACGGTGAGGATGAAGCAGACCAGCGGCGGCTGTTCGCTGCCGCAAAGTCGGCGGTGGAGGCCGGTATGGCAACGGTTGCGGAGCGGGCCCAGGAGGATTCGGCCGTGACAGCGTCCGAGTCCATCCTCCTGAGCCTGCACCGTATCCTCAGGGCTGTGCGGCCGGCGTCCTAG
- a CDS encoding TetR/AcrR family transcriptional regulator: MNNLHAEVPTPAAGAIADGRSARWQPHREERRRELIRSARRAVHALGSDASMEEIAAAAGTSKSVFYRYFGDKAGLQHAVGEVVLSQMQRKIREAAQGAQTPREGLLAMISAYLQMAETSPNVYSFVTRYAPVDADSHQGSAAISGALGHFFDSIAEMIAVPMRTHLGEGKEAVIGYWPTAAIGLVRNAGEQWLSTPASAAKPDQEAMARQITAWLCVGIAPELSPASAA; this comes from the coding sequence GTGAACAACCTCCACGCAGAAGTCCCGACGCCGGCTGCCGGCGCAATTGCCGACGGCCGTTCGGCCCGCTGGCAGCCCCACCGGGAGGAACGACGCCGGGAGCTCATCAGGTCCGCACGCCGCGCGGTCCACGCGCTGGGCAGCGACGCCTCCATGGAGGAGATTGCAGCGGCCGCCGGCACCTCAAAGTCGGTCTTCTACCGCTATTTCGGCGATAAGGCAGGACTTCAGCACGCCGTCGGGGAAGTGGTCCTGAGCCAGATGCAGCGCAAGATCCGCGAAGCGGCACAGGGTGCCCAGACTCCTCGGGAAGGGCTGCTGGCCATGATTTCTGCCTATCTCCAGATGGCGGAAACCAGCCCCAATGTCTACAGTTTCGTCACCCGCTATGCGCCGGTGGATGCGGACAGCCACCAGGGATCGGCGGCCATTTCGGGAGCCCTTGGCCACTTCTTCGATTCCATCGCGGAGATGATCGCCGTGCCAATGCGGACCCACCTCGGCGAAGGCAAAGAAGCGGTGATCGGCTACTGGCCCACGGCGGCCATCGGCCTGGTCCGAAATGCCGGTGAGCAATGGCTCAGCACGCCGGCTTCGGCGGCGAAGCCGGACCAGGAAGCCATGGCGCGCCAGATCACGGCCTGGTTATGCGTGGGGATCGCCCCCGAGCTTAGCCCCGCCAGCGCGGCATGA
- a CDS encoding MaoC family dehydratase — MSTVQPVILGEMPSLSKLYVNAAAQTARRRVLGAHNGSNLPVTSHEVRGVRADVGNLTVYQHLIGLTARDTLPAGYLHALAFPLAMSVMNRDDFPLPLLGMVHLSNHVEQRSPVLFTESLDIQARVENLRGHRSGTQLDVVAEIRAADTPDIKWTGRSSYLAKGVFLPGIDKPTTHNGQADFTPPDPTAIWHLGVDTGRAYAAVSGDFNPIHLSVLSAKALGMRRSIAHGMYLASRALADVGPAKGETFTWDVTFEAPVFLPARVALAITALDITTAQTPGEGWQRAEFVAWNPRSGRRHFSGSVAPL; from the coding sequence ATGAGTACTGTCCAGCCGGTCATCCTGGGGGAGATGCCGTCCCTGTCCAAGCTCTACGTCAATGCCGCCGCGCAGACCGCGCGGCGGCGCGTCTTGGGCGCGCACAACGGATCAAACCTTCCGGTCACTAGCCACGAAGTGCGCGGGGTAAGGGCCGACGTCGGCAACCTCACCGTCTACCAGCACCTCATCGGGCTGACTGCCAGGGACACCCTGCCGGCCGGATACCTCCACGCACTGGCATTCCCGCTGGCCATGAGTGTGATGAACCGCGACGATTTCCCGCTGCCACTCCTGGGCATGGTCCATCTCAGCAACCATGTGGAGCAGAGGTCGCCGGTGCTCTTCACGGAATCCCTGGACATCCAGGCCAGGGTTGAGAACCTCCGGGGCCACCGGTCCGGCACGCAACTTGACGTTGTGGCAGAGATCCGTGCCGCGGATACGCCGGACATCAAGTGGACCGGGCGCTCCTCCTACCTGGCCAAGGGTGTGTTCCTCCCCGGCATCGACAAGCCAACGACCCACAACGGCCAGGCCGATTTCACGCCTCCGGACCCCACCGCGATTTGGCATTTGGGGGTCGACACGGGAAGGGCGTATGCCGCCGTTTCAGGAGACTTCAACCCCATCCACCTGAGCGTGCTTTCTGCCAAGGCCCTAGGCATGCGCCGCTCCATCGCACACGGGATGTACCTTGCCTCGAGGGCCCTCGCGGATGTCGGGCCGGCCAAGGGCGAAACGTTCACGTGGGATGTCACGTTCGAGGCTCCAGTGTTCCTTCCTGCCCGCGTTGCCTTGGCTATCACCGCCCTGGATATCACCACGGCACAGACGCCTGGCGAAGGCTGGCAGCGGGCCGAATTTGTGGCGTGGAACCCCCGCTCCGGCCGCCGCCACTTCAGCGGCTCCGTGGCACCGCTCTAG